GGATTGTGCAAGGAGTTCTTACAGCTGTGTTTGAGTGGGAGATTAATTCTCAGTGCAGGACTGGGACCTTTCATGATAAAATCCTTGCTGGCTTCAGTGGGAGATTTGTTTGTGCAAATTCCTGCAGTCCATTTGAGAAAGTAGCTGAAACTAAATGCCAAGTTTCTGTTTTGCCTATTTATAGATATTTCTGAGAATGCTGCAACAAAACCCagccctctccctcttcccttcctcccccctgcAAACATTAGGAGTATATAGAATAAGCTACCCATTAGGAAacgtatttttttcttgaacattCCGGTGTCACTAGGGACCTTTGCAGGCAGATTTCTAAAGGTCTGTAAACATCTTCAAAGCTCTGCTTTGACCTGAGATGCAGAGAGATGCCAAGTGGGATTTTAGAAGCACCAACAATAGCGGTATCACTTTGGCACTTAAGTTTCTGAAGATCCTGTTGATGCCTAAATGCATCTTTGGGAATCTACAAATCTTTAAAAGTGTGGCCTGACGGTTTTCTGACTGCCGTTCCCTCTTCCCAGGAAAAAAGCCCTCTAAATTCACTCAACAACAGTATTAGATGCTAAAGAATCCACAAAGCTACAGGAAACCAAATTTTGTAAGTTCTCCTGCTCACAAAATGACCAGTTCTGTATAATGCTACCATagatctttcattttctgctcaaACATACAAATTTGGGATAGCCAGATGACCTTTTTTTAGTCTTAATGAtgtactgtggaaaaaaagctCAATAGGCTAATTAGACGTTGTGTGTAAAAAAGGGCACAGTTTAAATGGATTAGGGTGGAAAATGAATGTGGCTTAGCAGGAGATAGAAATCCTGTATAGCAGTGAAGGGCAACTGATGGCAAAGTTTGCTGTATCTAATAGCGGAAGGCTTTGGGGGCAGTAAGTCAGCAAAACACAAGTgaacagttacatttttttttattaacagtcATTTGTATTAATGCTAATGCAAAACGACTTCACACCATTTCAGAGCCTTGATGTGTCAGGCTTTctacaaacacaaaataagaaaatacaaaggaagTTCAGCAAGGCAGCTGGACCTGATGGTAGactgacattttcagaaaaaaatgaaacacaactTACAAGCCTGGAGCCAGGTCAAGGCATATTCCTTATATTTTCCTTAAGTCTTGTTTTAAGGATATTTGTAGAATTCAAGTGTTGCATAAACGTGTACTAAGGGAAAGATTACATGCTTCCTAGACATCATCTAGATTCAGTTTCTTGAACGGCAGGTTTATATCACACTGTTACGCTTTCTCATCTCCAAGacctgaaaaggaaagaagtacACTCTGTAGCAGAGTTTCACATGCCAAAGAGAAATCATACCCAATGCATCAGGTGTGATGACAGATAGAAAATACTCCAGAGCAGAGTTCCTACTCCTATTATTAGCCAGGGATAGAAAGGATACTCTGAATGGCCAAgatcaaacaagaaaaaaaaaaaaaggaacagaaaggaatCTGCTGTTTTGCTAGTTCTGATTTAGTTTAAGCCTGTCCTCTGTTGAAATACAGTCAATTGGTTATGTTACttatggtttatttttctttcttactacTGTAATTTGAATCCTACTCGACCAGATACAGATATTTACTGGCTTTCTGTAGTAGTGACTTTATTGTAAAGCTAATTTGAGTTATGTCTTCCAAAGTTTATGgctctatattttttttctaataaggTGATCAAGATAGAAAAAAGCTACTTGCTTCACTGTAATATAAACTagactttcttattttatagaCAAGTTtaacaaaatcagaaaacaggaaaattagtTTCAGATCAACTGAATatatttcacttattttttttattgttttaccttctgaaaaacttttccctttgttttcaaGATATAAGTCagttccaaaatgaaaaatgctgtttagaaatgaaaagttgacaagttattttttttccttgaaagttgtgaaaaaaaagtatcttgaCATTTTCAACATTCTTTCCCATGTTTTTTGGCTATAACTATTCTCTAGATTTGAAATATCAATTTCACAGAGAGTTTTATTCTtccaaaactttattttctggcAAAACTAGTGCTCCTTAAAAAACAGTTGCCCAGTTCCACTCAAATTACCCCTCTTGAGTTAGTTTGGCTGGTGTGGAAATGCCACACTCTGACATTTCCCTTACATGACTGATGTTGCATACCTTCATGTATGGCATTTCTTAGCATGATTCTTAGCACCACTGTAAACTGAGCTACAGATTTCTTTACCATTGGAGAATTTATCTTGCCTGGGCACATGGAAGGAATTACAGAACGGACTAAGGACTTCACTTATATTTTAGCCTGTCTCCTTCCCAGGCAAATCAAACTGAGTTAAAAGTGCCACTGTGCTCAAGTTAAGAGGTTTTATGTGTGTGTGGGCAGAACTCAAACCAAGAGCAACATTACTTGAGCCAACAGTGCTGTACGGACAAGCTATAGGCTGTCTTAGGTACAGTCATACTTGAAGGGTTATCAGCAGAGCTATAGCACTGCATATTTATGGCAACGTATTAATGCCAGTTAAAGCCTTGATGTCCACATAGACGCTGTGTTTTCAAGTGCCTAACCCAGAGGTAATgtgtaaaaaaggaaataaacaaaacaaagaaaccattAATTCAGGAACAGTTGTGAGCTGTAGGTGTGTGAAATAATACAGATGTAGATTATATTAACTTTATAGCTCCCTTTCTGCCCTAaaccctttctccctttcttgcCCTCATTTCACCTGCCTGATTGGTTACTTGCTGAATGAAAAGCTTctcaaaagtgatttttctcctgtttaatATGGGGGATGGAAGAGATGTTGttgaaaacctgatttttttttttaaatttagaaagaaaaccactgtgatttttatctatttcttgaaatctgatttcttttataTCCTACATATCTACACTGCCTTCCTGCCATTCCAAGACCTGAAGTAGCATCAGGAACATATTCCCCAGCTCATTTATCCCTAAGGAAATTTGTGAGTGCCCTATTTATCTTTACAGAAGAATTTTTGGGTGTGTATGTGTCCTAAATGATAGTGATTCTGGGTGATGGGAAGCAGGTAATCAGAGGAGCAGTCAATCTTTAAGTTTTGAAGTCTGTTCTGACTAAAAATTTTCACTtagactatttttttaaataaggactCTGATTTTCAACTCAATTAGGCTTTTGGGAAAATGAttgctttccaaagaaaatgttaatacCCTGTCAAAGCTCTGAGcacttccaaactgaaaatatattagCTGAACATGGAATTATGTCaacattttcattacaaatgGAGCCGTGGTGCTTCGCAGCACTTCTCAACTGACTGCCTGATGCTCTTGCTCCCTTTCAGTGAGGTGTGGGATCGAGCTTCATCTCCCATGATTgatccctttccttcttcttgaTGGCAAATGGAGATGTGTCATCAGAGGTCCTTGCCATGACGCATCATGGGAGATGAATTCGCTGTTTTGAGTGAGGTACTGTGACTATAGGTTCTCTGAAACACAAATGTCAAAGAAGTTATATGGCTTTTTGTCAAATTCTGTTAGTTGTTTTGGTAAATCATCCCAGTTTTCTCACCACCTTTCTCAAAGGTTTTTACCTAATCACATCGTTGTAGGCCTGTATGTTTCTGCCAGCAAACAATATGGAAATCCACCTCGTAAAGATCCAAGAAAccattccttctcctttcatGAACTCCCTGTTACAGCTTAGTCCGGTCTTCAGTAAAAGCCACATGCTCCTACATGCAGCCTGTGAATGAAGAATGGCTCACATTTTCTGGCTAACTACAAACAGGTAGTCTCCAGAGTCCAATAGGGTTGAAGGCTTGTGGACTCTTGCACACATTGGGAGATTAATCTTCCTAGGTATACAAATTGGGACCAGCAGCCCTGGAGACTGGTGAGAGGCTTTGAGGTCCTTGTGCTCTTTCTACAGTTACTCTGTGTAACCAGATGCTCAGCTGGGCTATTCATAGTCATGTCATTGACGGTACTGTCCTTTGACCTTAATAATCTACTGAATTACCCACTGAAGCAAGGCCAAAAAAGTGGTGAGTTACATGATTTATGCTTGGTCATTACAGAGTGGGTCTCACAATAAGCAGGAAGAGCAAGACTCTTCCGGGGCTTATTTCCTTTAAGAGCAGTGAAGTTGCAGCCAGAACATTGGCCCATAGCTTTCACTTCAACACTCAGTTCTAGGGGACATGGAAAAGGTgtttacatttgcttttaatatatttgtttaaCAGATAACTTTGGCCAGGGGAGCTCCAATCCCACAGTCAGTGCATGTACAgacttaaaatttctgttttacagaatgGGAGCAGGCTCTTAATAGTCTTTTTATAGCTAGAATGGAAGCTTTAGGGGTGAAATACGGATTTCATTGTAAAGCTTATTTTACAGTGACTCATTATTTTCTCATAGACTTAGCCTTCATGCCACATTTTTTCATGTCTGATCTCTGTCCAGAGATgatatttatgaagaaaaaaagaacagttaagCAAAATCTACTCAATCATCTTTCTTGTCTCTGTGCTCCAGTCCAAACTTTTTGAGTTGTCATAAGTTACCTATAACTCCAAGATCTTTGTTCAAACACAGCTTGTTTTGAAAACTGCTCTCTGATTCCAAGGATGCTGTGTATCTGCAGAGATGTCCATGGCCACCTTGGGAGTTCTATGCTGCAGAAGTTATTTCTTGCATGCAGTATTTGGTATATGCTTACTTTTTTGTTAGGCCTCTGCAGGACTCAGAATGAGGCTTATCTAGCCATGTAGTTGGCTATGAGGTATGAATATTTGTCAGGTGAAGTTGCAAGGACTTTGCAAAGACCAGTGGAACTTCTGAGAAAGCTAGGAGCGTGTGAAAGATTATGTCTCTTCTTACACCAAGCAAAAACTTACTGTACAGCAATAAATGCAGGGCTGTAATGAGGAAGTCCCATCAACAGCAGCTTGGGAACACAGCAGCCCAGCTTGGCTCACACTTAGGTACCCAAAGCTCTATTGATACTGTCCCAGGTTCTTACCAATCTTAAAACAGCCCTGCACAAATAAGGAGACAAGACATGAGGCTTTGTGGACTAAAGGCCGTAGCTGGTAACACAGTTGCTGTGATCTTTCAGGTggtatttttcagatttcaaaaatattttcttgtatcCCACAGGGGGTGGGGAAAGCTGGCACCAACCGCGCCCTGGACTGTGGCTCTGGGATAGGTCGTATCAGCAAGCATGTCCTGTTACCAGTTTTCAAGAGCGTGGAACTGGTGGATATGATGGAGAATTTCCTGGCTGAGGTCCCGAACTACCTGCAGGGCAAGGAGGACAGAGTAGAGACGTATTATTGCAAAAGCCTCCAGGAATTCACTCCAGCCCCACAAAGATATGATGTCATCTGGATTCAGTGGGTTTCAGGTTAGTTCAGCATGACTCATCCAGCCCAGCATGTCAGAGAACTATACAGCCTGTGCTAAAGTTTATGTTAAAAGACTGGTGCAGCTGTAAAAGGAGGTTCTCAAATCTTTGGGACTGCTTCCTAAAATCTCACAAGAGCCTTCTGAGAGTTCTCCCCCAGCCGCATGTACAGTGGGTGCAAATCAAGTTGGTATTTTTCAGGTGAGGTACTGGAGGAAGGTGCATGTTCTTGGAGACTAGCCTGCATGCTAAGGTGCAGCTGAGGAGTAAGCCTTATATATGCATTTTCTTGTGCAGGAATCCTCCTTCTTAGCTGCCAGTGCTACAGACAGATACATGGGGTTGGCTTAATCTGTGAAGCAGGGATTTCTGAATCTGATGATTATCCAGACTTGGGGATATTTCAGGAAACAATCTGAAAAAGGCATAGTGAAATCACTAATACCTCTAAACCAGATCATGTCTTACACATGCACTGATGCTTATCAAACAGGTTCACTTAGCTATGTCCCACAGTACCCCCTCATATAAGCAATACCTGCTTCTTCTCCTACAGCCATCCCAGTGAATACCCTGCAGCATTAAGAGGAGGAGACTGGTGATCagataatatataataatataataatcataataatatGTTCgtcaccaaaaaaaagttcTCAATTTTTTCTAGAAAACCTGCTGCAGTGCCTAACTGTCCTTCCAGAAAGAAGGTTTTCTCCTAATCTGTGAACCTAAATCTCCATGGTGCAGTTTCAGCTGGCAGAAGTTATTATTCTGAAGCACAAGAGGATGCCTGAACAACTCCTCTCCAAAACCCTGGAGATAGTTTCTTGCTAGgcaaaaagaaaggtaaaggCAGAGAGATTAGCACAGGAGATAGTTTTATTCAGGAACACTTATTTGTCCTCTACACATAGTCTTAAAAAGTAGTGAAACTGGGCTGCTTAGAACAGGTCTTTATAGCTATAAAGGAAGTTGCTTCAGAACAGtatcattttcctttgcatttttgctCTTGAATAACCAGTCACTGCAGTAAATGTGGCTCTTGCCTCATCTTTTGCACAAAGCTGAGTCAACATGAGACTGAATGAGCTAAGACTTGTCTGAAGCTGTGCTGATCAGCCATGGGGCTGCTAATGAAGGGAGCACATGCCTTTTCTTTAGCATAGACACAGATCTGAATCTCCTTCTTCCATCAATTTCAATGAAATATGTAGTGATCTTAAGTATTAATCAAACTTCTAACCCATCTTGAATTTGAATGAAGTATACCAACAAGCTCAATGCTTTTTGGTGGAGTGAGGGCGGGACTGTCTGGTAGAGAGCAACACCATGAAGACCTCATTTTCTTGGGAAACTAGAGTAAAAGCTAAGAGAACATTAAGTTCCAAATTAGGTGTTCAAAAGCTTCAATGAACCTTGCCAATGCGATCTTGATTTGTCTTATGTATGCCTAAGTATATGAGCCCAGActgttattttatgaaaaagacTAATGCAAGTTTACATTTCATATAGAAACTACCATTTTCCTTCAACTTGAAATATATTCAGCTTTAggctttggggcttttttctttttttttttttggggggggggcatggtTAAAAAACCTGACATGCTATGTCAAAATGTGGTTTTGAAATGACAGCTTCCATTCCTAATAGTTTAAATCTTCCATCaagaaaactaaatattttgactagaaaatataaacaatgattttttcaagtttttcatTCAGTTTCTGACCACCTGTCCttattaattcattttagaTGTTTCACATGTGAGAGTTCTCATTTTGCTCTTCTCTGAGCCCAGCTGATCTCAACATAACAGAAGTATTGATCTTTGAGAAGGAAGGATAAAAAGCACAATCTTAGCATATTGAAAaagtactattttaaaatatatatggcATATGCAGAAATCACAACAGTATGGGGTAATATAAAGAATTTATTTGGCAGTTTGGAAGGTCTTGCATTCCTCACTGGATCTTTGATCCAGAACTCCTTTGATGGGTACATAACGTTACACAAAGTTATAGAGATTTATAGCATTAAAAGACGGAAGGGACTGTTAGATTATTTAGTTTGACCTAGTCTATATCGCAAGCTGTTGTATTCATTCCTTTACCCTTGTACTGAGCCAGTAGTTTGTGTTCAATTAAAACATATCTTGAGAAAGTCAACCACGCTTGGTTTGAGGACTTCAAGAGGTGGTAAACACCACTTCTGTTGGTAGTTTCCAATGAGTAATTACTTACACTGTTAAACAGTTGTCACTTATTTCCAATATGAATTTGCTTGGCTCCAGCTTCCTGCCACTGATTCTTATTATGACTTTAACCACCAGATTAAAGAACCCTTCAGCACCCAGTATTTTCTCCACTATTCCCATTGACTTCTGTCCACATCTGTTGCTACTACTAATATGGATCCTAAATATTGATTTGAGTTTGTAACTGTTGATCTCATTGATTTGCCCAAGATTTCATAATGAAATCTGGCAGGACTAGAACTTCTCCTGCAATAAATAGGGTATGGAGACTCAGATCAAGGCACCGTTCTGATGTGTACAGGGGGAGTCTGTTTGAATGGTTAATAGTGATCTATTGTCCATCTTTTCATCTGTAGGATATCTGACAGATAAAGATCTCCTGGAGTTTCTCATCCGGTGCCAGAATGGCTTGAAGGATAATGGTGTTATCATTCTCAAGGACAATGTAGCCAGGGAGGGCTGTATCCTGGACTGTCTGGATAGTAGTGTGATCCGAGACCTGAACATCCTCCACAGCCTCATTGAAATGAGTGGACTCACCATCCTAcaagaggagaggcaggagggattCCCTGAGCAGTGTGTCCCTGTCTGGATGTTGGCCATGCAGAAAGGTCCTGGCCATTCCTGATTGCATAGTGAAACTGCAGAGACTGTACTACTGATGAACCGCAGgactgggaaggagaaaagcatcTGCTAGAATCCTACTAACAATGCACTACAACTCTAGGCCAGCAACTCCTAAAGGATCAGGAGAGAATTACAATTGAGCCAGCTTCTCTGGGGAATAGTCTGCTTCTAAATCCTGCCTGTTTCATCATTCtctccattttaaaaagcctttctaACAGCTCCTTGTCAGatctctctttcatttttaaagagtcAGTACTGGACAAAACTCaactaacagaaaataattaggtCTGAAGTGTCTGTAGTGGCAAATACATTTTGGAGTGTTCTGCATGAGGTGTTAACAAATAAGCCTGGTTTTTACTATGGCACTTAAATCAGAATTTAAGAAGGAACTGTCAGATCACTGAAGCAGGAAATTCAAATAACTTCTGGAAAACCTAACTTGAATTTTGACTGTTGTCACTATtgatacttaaaaatatttaaaccaaaaatGTAAGGAAAGTTTTATACATTTGTTGGCATCAGCTAtgcagtttatttcttttttttcttttttttttcatttctgtcagtTTGGACAATAAGACAACCTggttaattttccatttttaggaATTACTTTATCTTCCTGATGTTTCTGCCATAGAACAATAGTGCTTCGTAAGGGTTTTCACACTCCAGGGGAAAACTTAGACGACATATATCCATGTTTGCATTGAAATTTTGTCAAAAGATTGCCCCACAAATTAcattctggaaaatattttttcaaaatgttcacAGTGGAAACCACTTGAAAGCATCTCTTTATTATTCATACCACtgtaaatttctttctttcccacatTCAGAACAAGTCTGGCACCATATGCAGAGCTAATGGGATTTCATGGGGTGTTAATAGTAAGACTGTAAGAAGAACTAATACAGTATTGTATTAATTAACAACTGTACTAAACTGCAGAGGGTGTTAGTGTAACCCAAAAGCATCTATGATTTATATTCAAACAGCAGCTGTATAAGCCTGGATTTGAAAATACTAACGCACATACCGTCTCTTTAAGGCTCACAGAAATTGCACATTCAGCTTCTTGTCCCCTTCATATAGGCACAGAAAGTGCTGTGGGAGGACAGAAgttcattttgcaaaaaaattcaGGATTTGAAATTCTGCTGCATTCTGAATGAGGACAAGAAAAgagttttgaaattatttatgaaGGAAAACCACACAACCCCGAACTTTTCCAAGTTGATTAAATTTTTTCATTCAGACAAaatcaaatgtttcttttgacttcaactttttaaataatttgcatttaaaatattactataATGAggtgaaaagcaaattaaatatgGCTTGTTCAAA
This Grus americana isolate bGruAme1 chromosome 8, bGruAme1.mat, whole genome shotgun sequence DNA region includes the following protein-coding sequences:
- the NTMT2 gene encoding N-terminal Xaa-Pro-Lys N-methyltransferase 2, encoding MAYKAAHLAFKSRWHKTDEELCRHSMSFILHKAIRNDFFQSYLYLLEKLPLVKLYALTSQVINGEMQFYARAKHFYREVPATEEGMMGDYIELSNTDIESSREFLRKFVGGVGKAGTNRALDCGSGIGRISKHVLLPVFKSVELVDMMENFLAEVPNYLQGKEDRVETYYCKSLQEFTPAPQRYDVIWIQWVSGYLTDKDLLEFLIRCQNGLKDNGVIILKDNVAREGCILDCLDSSVIRDLNILHSLIEMSGLTILQEERQEGFPEQCVPVWMLAMQKGPGHS